Proteins from one Pseudomonas bijieensis genomic window:
- a CDS encoding response regulator transcription factor: MIRVLVAEDHTIVREGIKQLIGLAKDLVVVGEASNGEQLLETLRQVPCEVVLLDISMPGVNGLEAIPRIRALNNPPAILVLSMHDEAQMAARALKVGAAGYATKDSDPALLLMAIRKVAAGGRYIDPDLADRMVFEVGLTDTRPLHSLLSEREFSVFERLAQGANVNDIAQQLALSSKTISTHKARLMQKLNITSLAELVKYAMEHKLL; encoded by the coding sequence GTGATCCGTGTACTGGTAGCCGAAGACCACACCATCGTCCGCGAAGGCATCAAGCAGTTGATCGGCCTGGCCAAGGATCTGGTGGTGGTCGGGGAGGCGAGCAATGGCGAACAGTTGCTCGAGACCTTGCGCCAGGTGCCCTGCGAAGTGGTGCTGCTGGACATTTCCATGCCGGGTGTCAACGGCCTGGAGGCGATCCCGCGGATCCGGGCGCTGAATAATCCGCCAGCCATTCTGGTGCTGTCGATGCATGACGAGGCGCAAATGGCCGCCCGTGCGCTGAAGGTCGGTGCAGCTGGCTACGCGACCAAGGACAGCGACCCGGCCCTGCTGCTCATGGCGATTCGCAAGGTCGCGGCCGGCGGGCGTTACATCGACCCGGACCTGGCCGACCGAATGGTCTTCGAGGTCGGCCTGACCGACACCCGCCCGTTGCACTCGCTATTGTCCGAGCGTGAATTCTCGGTCTTCGAGCGCTTGGCCCAGGGCGCCAACGTCAACGACATCGCCCAGCAACTGGCCCTGAGCAGCAAGACCATCAGTACCCACAAGGCGCGGTTGATGCAGAAGCTCAACATCACATCATTGGCGGAGCTGGTGAAATACGCGATGGAGCACAAGCTGCTCTAA
- a CDS encoding phosphoglycolate phosphatase, with protein MSGFEQLFPGSLPRLVMFDLDGTLVDSVPDLAAAVDHMLLKLGRPPAGLDAVRQWVGNGAPMLVRRALANHIDAQGVDEVEAERALELFNEAYEGNHELTVVYPGVRSTLKWLQKQGVEMALITNKPERFVAPLLDQMKIGRYFRWIIGGDTLPQKKPDPAALFFVMKMANIPASQSLFVGDSRSDVLAAKAAGVKCVALSYGYNHGRPIAEEFPTLVIDDLRLLIPGCLDPAAEITLPDAVQSSSGNAIVVVTRKLWMKVMKALARWRWRA; from the coding sequence ATGAGCGGCTTCGAGCAGCTGTTCCCCGGCAGCCTGCCGCGTCTGGTGATGTTCGATCTCGATGGCACTCTGGTCGATTCGGTCCCGGACCTTGCGGCGGCCGTGGACCACATGCTGCTTAAGCTCGGCCGCCCGCCGGCCGGTCTCGACGCTGTGCGTCAGTGGGTCGGCAATGGTGCGCCCATGTTGGTGCGCCGGGCCCTGGCCAATCACATCGATGCCCAAGGCGTCGATGAGGTCGAGGCTGAGCGGGCGCTGGAGCTGTTCAATGAAGCCTATGAGGGCAATCACGAATTGACGGTGGTCTACCCCGGTGTGCGCTCCACCCTCAAATGGCTGCAAAAGCAAGGCGTGGAAATGGCGCTGATCACCAACAAGCCGGAGCGCTTCGTCGCGCCGCTGTTGGATCAGATGAAAATCGGCCGTTATTTCCGCTGGATCATTGGCGGCGATACCTTGCCACAGAAAAAGCCCGATCCGGCCGCGCTGTTTTTCGTGATGAAAATGGCCAACATCCCAGCCTCCCAATCGTTGTTCGTCGGCGACTCGCGCAGCGATGTGCTGGCGGCGAAAGCGGCTGGAGTCAAATGCGTGGCGCTGAGTTACGGCTATAACCATGGCCGGCCGATCGCCGAAGAGTTTCCCACGCTGGTGATCGACGATTTACGTCTGTTAATTCCCGGTTGCCTGGACCCTGCCGCTGAGATAACGTTGCCCGACGCTGTTCAATCCTCTTCTGGAAACGCCATCGTGGTGGTCACTCGCAAACTCTGGATGAAAGTCATGAAGGCCCTGGCCCGCTGGCGTTGGCGCGCCTGA
- the rpe gene encoding ribulose-phosphate 3-epimerase → MQPFAIAPSILSADFARLGEEVDNVLAAGADIVHFDVMDNHYVPNLTIGPMVCAALRKYGVTAPIDAHLMVSPVDRIVGDFIEAGATYITFHPEATLHIDRSLQLIREGGCKSGLVFNPATPLDVLEYVMDKVDMILLMSVNPGFGGQKFIPGTLDKLRKARALIDASGRDIRLEIDGGVNVNNIREIAAAGADTFVAGSAIFNAPDYKEVIEKMRAELALARP, encoded by the coding sequence ATGCAGCCCTTCGCTATTGCTCCGTCGATTCTCTCCGCCGACTTCGCCCGTCTGGGCGAGGAAGTGGACAACGTTCTGGCCGCCGGGGCCGACATCGTGCACTTCGATGTGATGGACAACCACTACGTGCCCAACCTGACCATCGGCCCGATGGTCTGCGCGGCGCTGCGCAAGTACGGCGTCACCGCGCCGATCGACGCGCACTTGATGGTCAGCCCGGTGGACCGCATTGTCGGGGACTTCATCGAAGCCGGCGCCACCTACATCACTTTCCACCCTGAAGCCACGCTGCACATCGATCGCTCCCTGCAGTTGATCCGCGAAGGCGGTTGCAAGTCTGGTCTGGTGTTCAACCCCGCGACACCGCTGGACGTGCTCGAGTACGTGATGGACAAGGTCGACATGATCTTGCTGATGAGCGTCAACCCTGGCTTCGGTGGGCAGAAATTCATCCCCGGCACCCTCGATAAACTGCGCAAGGCCCGGGCGCTGATCGATGCCTCGGGCCGGGATATCCGCCTGGAGATCGACGGTGGCGTGAACGTGAACAACATCCGCGAGATCGCTGCGGCGGGTGCTGATACCTTTGTCGCAGGCTCGGCGATCTTCAATGCCCCGGATTACAAAGAGGTCATTGAAAAGATGCGCGCCGAATTGGCACTGGCTCGCCCATGA
- a CDS encoding ABC transporter substrate-binding protein, with translation MLRSLKFTALTLGMMGAASAMAAGPDLTVVSFGGANKAAQVKAFYAPWEAAGNGKIVAGEYNGEMAKVKAMVDTKSVSWDLVEVESPELSRGCDEDMFEQLDPALFGKAEDYVKGAIQPCGVGFFVWSTVLAYNADKLKTAPTSWADFWDTKQFPGKRGLRKGAKYTLEFALMADGVAPKDVYKVLAGKDGQDRAFKKLDELKPNIQWWEAGAQPPQYLASGDVVMSSAYNGRIAAVQKESNLKVVWNGGIYDFDAWAIPRGLDKTRAEAAKKFIAFSVAPQQQKTYSENIAYGPANTQAVPLLAKDVLTNMPTTPENIANQVQIDVSFWADNGEQLEQRFNSWAAK, from the coding sequence ATGTTGAGATCCCTGAAGTTCACAGCCCTGACCCTGGGCATGATGGGTGCGGCAAGCGCGATGGCGGCGGGCCCGGACCTGACCGTGGTGTCTTTCGGCGGGGCGAACAAGGCGGCTCAGGTCAAAGCCTTCTACGCACCGTGGGAAGCGGCCGGTAATGGCAAGATCGTAGCTGGCGAGTACAACGGTGAAATGGCCAAGGTCAAGGCCATGGTCGACACCAAGAGCGTTTCCTGGGATTTGGTGGAAGTCGAGTCTCCGGAATTGTCCCGTGGTTGTGACGAAGACATGTTCGAACAACTCGATCCGGCCCTGTTCGGCAAGGCCGAAGACTACGTCAAGGGCGCCATCCAGCCTTGCGGCGTAGGTTTCTTCGTGTGGTCGACCGTGTTGGCCTACAACGCCGACAAACTGAAAACCGCACCGACCAGTTGGGCAGACTTCTGGGACACCAAGCAATTCCCAGGCAAGCGCGGCCTGCGCAAAGGCGCCAAGTACACCCTGGAATTCGCCTTGATGGCCGACGGTGTCGCGCCGAAAGACGTCTACAAAGTGCTGGCCGGCAAAGACGGCCAGGACCGTGCGTTCAAGAAGCTCGACGAACTCAAGCCGAACATCCAGTGGTGGGAGGCCGGCGCTCAGCCGCCGCAGTACCTGGCCTCCGGTGACGTGGTCATGAGCTCGGCCTACAACGGCCGGATCGCTGCGGTCCAGAAAGAAAGCAACCTGAAAGTGGTGTGGAACGGCGGCATCTACGACTTCGACGCTTGGGCTATTCCGCGCGGCCTGGACAAGACTCGCGCAGAAGCGGCGAAGAAATTCATCGCCTTCTCCGTAGCACCGCAGCAGCAGAAGACCTACTCGGAAAACATCGCCTACGGCCCGGCCAACACCCAGGCAGTCCCGTTGTTGGCCAAGGATGTCCTGACCAACATGCCGACCACCCCGGAAAACATCGCCAATCAGGTGCAGATCGACGTCAGCTTCTGGGCTGACAACGGTGAGCAACTGGAGCAGCGCTTCAATTCCTGGGCTGCGAAGTAA
- a CDS encoding alpha/beta hydrolase family protein: MPSVYRLALPALCLSLILPSAFSVQASEAAPAAAEQPAEEKPVERQPLLERSQEEATALERKVPAQEQQQLQTGSDAFLALWKPANTSDPKGAVIIIPGAGETADWPQVIGPLRKKLPDVEWSSLSITLPDLQSDVIAARVVETPPETKPADTAAAAPDATTAAPIEQVAGGEADATDPVVAQTDEEHAKADAERIFTRIDAALAYAEQQSARRIVLLGHGTGAYWAARYLSEKQPSQVERFVMVAAQTPVTAKPALAELTPTLKLATADIFYMDKALDRNAALERLQASKRLKGSTFSQVSLKALPNPSAEQEQLFRRVRGWLNPQKPGE, from the coding sequence ATGCCCTCTGTTTATCGCCTGGCGTTGCCAGCATTGTGCCTGTCGCTGATCCTGCCAAGTGCCTTTTCTGTGCAGGCCAGCGAAGCCGCACCCGCCGCCGCGGAACAACCTGCCGAGGAAAAGCCCGTCGAGCGCCAGCCTTTGCTTGAGCGTAGCCAGGAAGAAGCGACCGCACTTGAACGAAAAGTCCCGGCCCAGGAACAGCAACAATTACAGACCGGCAGCGATGCCTTCCTGGCGCTGTGGAAACCGGCCAATACCAGCGACCCCAAGGGCGCAGTCATCATAATCCCCGGCGCCGGTGAAACAGCTGACTGGCCTCAAGTTATCGGCCCTTTGCGTAAAAAGTTGCCCGATGTTGAGTGGAGCAGCCTGAGTATCACCCTGCCAGACCTGCAAAGCGACGTCATTGCAGCGCGCGTGGTGGAAACGCCACCGGAGACCAAACCGGCCGACACCGCAGCCGCAGCACCTGACGCCACCACCGCAGCACCGATCGAGCAGGTGGCGGGAGGAGAAGCCGACGCGACCGATCCGGTCGTCGCCCAAACCGATGAAGAACACGCCAAGGCCGATGCCGAGCGTATTTTCACCCGCATCGACGCGGCACTGGCCTACGCCGAACAGCAAAGTGCCCGCCGCATCGTACTGCTGGGCCATGGCACCGGCGCTTATTGGGCTGCGCGCTACTTGAGCGAAAAACAGCCCTCGCAAGTCGAACGCTTCGTGATGGTCGCCGCCCAGACTCCGGTCACCGCCAAGCCTGCCCTGGCCGAACTGACCCCGACCTTGAAACTGGCGACCGCCGACATTTTCTACATGGACAAGGCGCTGGATCGCAACGCGGCGCTGGAGCGCTTGCAGGCAAGCAAACGCTTGAAGGGTTCGACTTTCAGCCAGGTGTCCCTCAAGGCCTTGCCGAACCCGTCGGCAGAGCAGGAGCAGCTGTTTCGTCGGGTTCGGGGTTGGTTGAATCCGCAGAAACCGGGTGAATGA
- a CDS encoding PAS domain S-box protein codes for MMRFCCLWVIGCLWLPLMAWAAPAPSAHGVQLNAGQRQWLVQHPQWRVGLVLQAPYAQYDRRLQRLSGTNVELMQWLGKALNVELTWRNFQDVAQLEAAVRAGEVDVAPGLTQSPSGLKLWQFSDPYMRVPQLIVGGQKGAEGVELEKLDTQARVAVRMPSATADYLRSNYPTLNLQGVPMEREALQLLLTQQARYAVVDEAQLGRLMVEPEFAELAVVGDIGLPQLLRVATRRDWPELAEIIDSGLQAIPAKELEQLHSRWLKPKYPRLTETPGFWQNLTLLMLALLLSSVAIVFWQRRQQRALERRLRAAREDIAQRTASEEALRLTQFSIDQSTVGILWVNWDSHVRYANRAAETMLGYAPGAIIDRPLIDFEPGLHMDRWLNLWKRARASDEGPQSFETECVRADGSILPADVSLSFLRFRDAEYLVVYLNDVTERRRALAALRESEARLQGIAANVPGLVFRLERAPVTGQIDFAYISEGSESLVGYSPATLARSDTGLRSLVHPQDKADYHRTQDQALDTDSDWSWQGRILTREGQERWAEIKAITRRLEDGAYVWDGIVWDITASKRIELELASSREQLRELSAHLESVREEEKARIAREVHDELGQMLTVLKLETSMCELAYAQLDPGLHERLNSMKRLIAQLFQLVRDVATALRPPILDAGIASAIEWQARRFEARTQIPCLVQVPDNLPALSDAKAIGLFRILQEALTNVMRHAQAHTVELTLVQEGDELCLTVSDDGVGFIANTGRSTSFGLVGMRERVLIMGGRLTLDSEPGEGTTLSVRVPLHEA; via the coding sequence ATGATGCGTTTTTGCTGCCTGTGGGTTATCGGCTGTTTATGGCTTCCCTTGATGGCGTGGGCTGCGCCCGCGCCGTCGGCGCACGGGGTGCAATTGAATGCCGGGCAGCGCCAATGGCTGGTGCAACATCCGCAATGGCGGGTCGGCCTGGTATTGCAGGCACCCTATGCGCAATACGACCGGCGTTTGCAGCGTTTGTCCGGCACCAACGTCGAGTTGATGCAATGGCTGGGCAAGGCGCTGAACGTCGAGCTGACCTGGCGCAATTTCCAGGACGTGGCGCAACTGGAAGCGGCGGTGCGCGCCGGCGAGGTGGACGTCGCTCCGGGCCTGACCCAGTCCCCGAGTGGGCTCAAGCTCTGGCAGTTTTCCGATCCCTACATGCGCGTGCCGCAATTGATCGTCGGCGGGCAGAAAGGCGCCGAGGGGGTGGAGTTGGAAAAGCTCGACACCCAGGCCCGGGTCGCGGTACGCATGCCCAGCGCCACGGCCGATTACCTGCGCAGCAACTACCCGACGCTGAATCTGCAAGGTGTGCCGATGGAGCGCGAGGCCCTGCAATTGTTGCTGACCCAGCAGGCGCGATATGCGGTGGTCGATGAGGCACAGCTCGGGCGGTTGATGGTCGAGCCCGAATTCGCCGAGCTGGCGGTGGTGGGCGACATCGGCCTGCCGCAGTTGCTACGGGTGGCCACGCGCCGGGACTGGCCGGAACTGGCCGAGATCATCGACAGCGGTTTGCAGGCGATCCCCGCCAAGGAGCTGGAGCAACTGCACAGCCGTTGGCTCAAGCCGAAATACCCGCGTCTGACCGAGACTCCGGGTTTCTGGCAGAACCTGACCCTGCTGATGCTGGCCCTGTTGCTCAGCAGCGTTGCCATCGTGTTCTGGCAGCGCCGCCAGCAACGCGCACTGGAGCGCCGCCTGCGTGCCGCGCGGGAGGACATTGCCCAGCGTACGGCCAGCGAGGAAGCCTTGCGCCTGACGCAGTTTTCCATCGATCAAAGCACGGTCGGTATCCTATGGGTCAATTGGGACAGCCACGTGCGTTATGCCAACCGAGCGGCGGAGACCATGCTCGGCTATGCGCCGGGTGCCATCATCGATCGGCCCTTGATCGACTTCGAGCCCGGCCTGCACATGGATCGCTGGCTCAATTTGTGGAAGCGCGCCCGGGCCAGTGACGAAGGGCCGCAAAGTTTCGAGACCGAATGCGTGCGTGCCGACGGCAGCATCCTGCCGGCCGACGTTTCCTTGAGTTTTTTGCGCTTTCGCGACGCCGAATACCTGGTGGTTTACCTCAACGACGTGACCGAACGCCGGCGTGCGTTGGCGGCGCTGCGTGAAAGCGAGGCGCGCTTGCAAGGCATCGCTGCCAACGTGCCAGGCCTGGTCTTTCGCCTGGAGCGGGCACCCGTGACCGGCCAGATCGATTTTGCCTACATCAGCGAAGGCAGCGAAAGCCTGGTGGGCTATTCCCCCGCGACCCTGGCCCGCAGCGACACCGGGCTGCGCAGCCTGGTGCATCCGCAGGACAAGGCCGACTATCACCGTACCCAGGACCAGGCGCTGGACACCGACAGCGACTGGTCATGGCAGGGCCGCATCCTGACCCGTGAAGGCCAGGAGCGCTGGGCCGAGATCAAGGCGATCACCCGTCGTCTCGAAGATGGCGCCTACGTCTGGGACGGTATCGTCTGGGACATCACCGCAAGCAAACGTATCGAACTGGAACTGGCCAGCTCCCGGGAGCAGTTGCGCGAGTTGTCGGCGCACCTGGAAAGCGTGCGGGAAGAGGAAAAGGCGCGTATTGCCCGGGAAGTCCACGACGAGCTGGGTCAGATGCTGACGGTGTTGAAACTTGAAACATCCATGTGTGAATTGGCCTACGCACAACTCGACCCTGGCCTGCATGAGCGGCTTAACAGCATGAAGCGCCTGATTGCCCAGTTGTTCCAACTGGTGCGGGACGTGGCGACGGCGTTGCGCCCGCCGATCCTCGATGCCGGTATCGCCTCGGCCATCGAATGGCAGGCCCGGCGCTTCGAGGCGCGTACGCAGATCCCGTGCCTGGTGCAGGTGCCGGACAACTTGCCAGCCCTGAGCGACGCCAAGGCCATCGGCCTGTTTCGGATTCTCCAGGAGGCGCTGACCAATGTGATGCGCCATGCCCAAGCACATACTGTGGAGCTGACGCTGGTTCAGGAAGGCGACGAATTGTGTCTGACAGTCAGCGATGACGGTGTAGGCTTCATTGCCAATACAGGTCGGTCAACCTCCTTTGGCCTGGTCGGCATGCGTGAACGGGTGCTGATCATGGGGGGGCGGTTGACCCTGGACAGTGAGCCCGGGGAGGGGACGACCCTGTCGGTGCGGGTGCCGTTGCATGAGGCCTGA
- a CDS encoding iron-containing alcohol dehydrogenase, whose translation MSLSSFKIAHKLITGAAAIEQLAAELTRLDVDNPLIVTDAALVKSGTVELALQHLGGRDYEIFDRVMPDPEIAIVEDCMQAYRDGGHDGLIGLGGGSAIDIAKCVGVYAGYHGELQDMFGVDQVPRKGPPMIAIPTTAGTGSEVTNVAILSDKAAQLKKGIVSDYLLPDVALVSPQMTLTCPRSVTAASGVDALVHAIEAYLSLNASPITDALAIGAIKLITRALPKAYANPSHLQAREDMATASLMAGMAFGNAGVGAVHALAYPLGGRFHVSHGVANALLLPYVMAWNKMACVERMRDIAEAMGLKTAHLSDLEAADEAVEAMVALCAAVQIPNGLSSLGVTVDVIPAMAVEAAGIERLMRNNPRQLSAADIEEIYRAAY comes from the coding sequence ATGAGTCTTTCCTCATTCAAGATCGCCCATAAACTGATCACCGGCGCCGCTGCCATCGAGCAACTGGCCGCCGAGTTGACGCGGCTGGACGTCGACAACCCACTGATCGTGACCGATGCGGCGTTGGTCAAGTCCGGCACCGTGGAGCTGGCCCTGCAACACCTGGGCGGACGGGACTACGAGATTTTCGACAGGGTCATGCCGGACCCGGAAATCGCCATTGTCGAAGACTGCATGCAAGCCTACCGCGACGGCGGCCATGATGGGCTGATCGGCCTGGGTGGCGGCAGTGCCATCGACATCGCCAAGTGCGTCGGGGTCTATGCCGGTTACCACGGCGAGCTGCAGGACATGTTCGGCGTCGATCAGGTGCCGCGCAAAGGCCCGCCCATGATTGCCATCCCCACCACGGCCGGGACCGGTTCGGAAGTCACCAACGTGGCGATCCTTTCCGATAAGGCCGCACAGCTGAAAAAAGGCATCGTCAGCGATTACCTGTTGCCGGACGTGGCGCTGGTCAGCCCGCAGATGACCCTCACCTGTCCGCGCAGCGTAACGGCTGCCAGTGGCGTCGATGCGTTGGTGCACGCCATCGAGGCTTACCTGTCGCTCAATGCCTCGCCAATCACCGATGCCCTGGCCATTGGCGCGATCAAACTGATCACCCGGGCATTGCCCAAGGCCTATGCCAACCCGTCTCATCTGCAAGCCCGTGAGGACATGGCCACCGCCAGCCTGATGGCCGGCATGGCATTCGGTAATGCCGGGGTCGGGGCGGTGCATGCGCTGGCCTATCCGTTGGGCGGGCGCTTCCACGTTTCCCATGGCGTCGCAAACGCCTTGTTGCTGCCGTATGTCATGGCGTGGAACAAAATGGCGTGCGTGGAGCGCATGCGCGACATCGCCGAGGCCATGGGGCTCAAGACCGCACACCTGAGCGATCTTGAAGCTGCCGACGAAGCTGTGGAGGCCATGGTCGCGCTATGCGCCGCGGTGCAAATCCCCAATGGCCTGAGCAGTCTGGGTGTGACCGTGGATGTCATCCCCGCCATGGCGGTGGAAGCCGCTGGGATCGAGCGCTTGATGCGCAACAATCCGCGCCAACTGAGCGCCGCCGATATCGAGGAGATCTACCGCGCGGCGTATTGA
- a CDS encoding ABC transporter permease, with the protein MAIAVPLNAGTSPTLKQRLKHAERVNRWKAQALIAPLVLFLLLVFLVPIVALLFKSVSNPEVVGAMPRTVAAVATWDGRGLPGEPVYKAASEDLAEARKNQTLGDLSKRLNMELAGYRSLLTKTARALPFATEPTSYKEALENLDERWGDPAYWQVIRRNTSDVTPYYLLAAVDHRIDDLGELAPATPDQAIYLDIFTRTFWMGLVITAICLVLAYPLAYLLANLPSRQSNLLMILVLLPFWTSILVRVAAWIVLLQSGGLINSALMAMGVIDKPLELVFNRTGVYISMVHILLPFMILPIYSVMKGISPTYMRAAISLGCHPFASFWRVYFPQTYAGVGAGCLLVFILAIGYYITPALLGSPNDQMVSYFVAFYTNTSINWGMATALGGLLLLATVVLYLIYNRLVGASRLRLS; encoded by the coding sequence ATGGCCATCGCCGTTCCACTGAACGCGGGCACCAGCCCCACCCTGAAGCAGCGGCTCAAGCACGCCGAGCGGGTCAACCGCTGGAAGGCCCAGGCCTTGATCGCGCCGCTGGTGCTGTTTCTGTTGCTGGTGTTCCTGGTGCCGATCGTGGCGCTGCTGTTCAAAAGTGTCAGCAACCCGGAAGTGGTGGGTGCCATGCCGCGTACCGTCGCTGCCGTCGCTACATGGGACGGACGCGGGTTGCCGGGCGAGCCGGTGTACAAGGCTGCCAGTGAAGACCTGGCCGAAGCCCGCAAGAATCAGACCCTGGGCGACTTGTCCAAGCGCCTGAACATGGAACTGGCCGGCTATCGCAGCCTGCTGACCAAGACCGCTCGGGCGTTGCCGTTCGCCACCGAGCCGACCTCTTATAAAGAAGCCTTGGAAAACCTCGATGAGCGTTGGGGCGACCCGGCGTACTGGCAGGTGATCCGCCGTAACACCAGCGACGTCACCCCGTATTACCTGCTGGCGGCCGTCGATCACCGCATCGATGACCTCGGCGAGCTGGCACCGGCCACTCCCGACCAGGCGATTTACCTGGATATCTTCACCCGCACGTTCTGGATGGGCCTGGTGATTACCGCGATCTGCCTGGTGCTGGCTTATCCGTTGGCCTACTTGCTGGCGAATCTGCCATCACGCCAAAGCAACCTGTTGATGATCCTGGTGCTGCTGCCGTTCTGGACCTCGATCCTGGTGCGGGTGGCGGCGTGGATCGTGCTGCTGCAATCGGGCGGCTTGATCAATAGTGCCCTGATGGCCATGGGCGTCATCGATAAGCCCCTGGAACTGGTGTTCAACCGCACCGGTGTCTACATCTCCATGGTCCACATTCTGCTGCCATTCATGATCCTGCCGATCTACAGCGTGATGAAAGGTATCTCGCCTACTTATATGCGGGCGGCGATTTCCCTGGGGTGTCATCCGTTCGCCAGTTTCTGGCGGGTGTACTTCCCGCAGACCTATGCCGGTGTCGGCGCCGGTTGCCTGTTGGTGTTCATCCTTGCCATCGGCTACTACATCACGCCGGCGTTGCTGGGTAGCCCGAACGATCAGATGGTCAGCTACTTCGTCGCGTTCTACACCAACACCAGCATTAACTGGGGCATGGCCACGGCGCTCGGCGGGCTGCTGTTGTTGGCGACCGTCGTGCTTTACCTGATTTACAACCGGCTGGTGGGCGCCAGTCGCCTGCGCCTGAGCTAA
- a CDS encoding ABC transporter ATP-binding protein, whose amino-acid sequence MSQVDSSAGASDVLVSFRGVQKSYDGENLIVKDLNLDIRKGEFLTLLGPSGSGKTTSLMMLAGFETPTAGEIQLAGRSINNVPPHKRDIGMVFQNYALFPHMTVAENLAFPLTVRGLNKSDVSDRVKRVLSMVQLDSFAQRYPAQLSGGQQQRVALARALVFEPQLVLMDEPLGALDKQLREHMQMEIKHLHQRLGVTVVYVTHDQGEALTMSDRVAVFHQGEIQQIAPPRTLYEEPKNTFVANFIGENNRLNGRLHSHTGDRCMVELGRGEKVEALAVNVGKPGEPVTLSIRPERVSLNGASEQCVNRFSGRVAEFIYLGDHVRVRLEVCGKNDFFVKQPIAELDPGLAVGDVVPLGWQVEHVRALDPLLEAN is encoded by the coding sequence ATGAGCCAGGTCGATTCAAGCGCGGGGGCCAGTGATGTGCTGGTCAGCTTTCGTGGTGTGCAAAAGAGCTACGATGGCGAGAACCTGATCGTCAAAGACCTCAACCTGGATATTCGCAAAGGCGAATTCCTGACCCTGCTCGGGCCGTCCGGTTCCGGCAAGACCACCAGCCTGATGATGCTCGCCGGGTTTGAAACCCCAACCGCCGGTGAGATCCAACTGGCCGGGCGTTCGATCAATAATGTGCCGCCGCACAAGCGTGACATCGGCATGGTGTTCCAGAACTACGCCTTGTTCCCCCACATGACCGTCGCCGAGAACCTCGCGTTCCCGCTGACCGTGCGCGGCCTGAACAAGAGTGACGTGAGCGATCGGGTCAAGCGTGTCCTGAGCATGGTCCAACTGGACAGCTTCGCCCAGCGCTACCCGGCGCAATTGTCCGGCGGCCAGCAACAACGGGTGGCGCTGGCCCGGGCATTGGTATTCGAGCCGCAATTGGTGCTGATGGATGAACCCCTCGGTGCGTTGGACAAGCAACTGCGCGAACACATGCAGATGGAAATCAAGCACCTGCACCAGCGCCTTGGCGTGACCGTGGTCTACGTGACCCATGACCAGGGCGAAGCCCTGACCATGTCCGACCGCGTGGCGGTATTCCACCAGGGCGAAATCCAGCAGATCGCTCCACCACGCACACTGTATGAAGAGCCGAAAAACACCTTCGTTGCCAACTTCATCGGCGAGAACAACCGCCTCAACGGCCGCCTGCACAGCCACACCGGCGACCGTTGCATGGTTGAGCTGGGGCGCGGCGAGAAGGTCGAGGCGCTGGCGGTGAATGTCGGCAAGCCCGGCGAGCCGGTAACCCTGTCGATCCGCCCGGAGCGGGTGAGCCTCAACGGCGCAAGCGAACAATGTGTCAACCGCTTCTCAGGGAGGGTGGCGGAATTCATCTATCTGGGCGACCACGTCCGCGTTCGCCTGGAAGTCTGCGGCAAGAACGACTTCTTCGTGAAACAACCGATTGCCGAGCTCGATCCCGGGCTCGCCGTCGGGGACGTGGTTCCGCTTGGCTGGCAAGTCGAGCACGTGCGTGCGCTCGATCCCCTTCTAGAGGCGAATTGA